In the Sedimentisphaera cyanobacteriorum genome, TCTGCAGCAAGAGGTGCAGATATATGGATCTGGGCAGCTGGCTCAGCGAGGAATATACATTGGAAAAGCAAGAGCAGGAATATTTTGATACCGGAGAACAATTATGAACAGCGAATCCGGCACTAACAGATGTCTCAGTGTTTTTTTTAGAAACCTATACTTCACCCAAATATTCAAGGCCTTCAGAGTTGCTATAAACCCTTCGAGGCTTTTCATAGCCTTTCTCGGGGTAATACTTCTTATAGCCTCAGGCTATCTCCTTCAAAACCTTGAGAGAGAAGTGAAAATAATTAATAAAGAGGAGGCTGAGAAATTTCACCCGGAAGTTGCCGACGTTAGCGAAGGCAGCTCTCCAATAACGGAGATAGATGTATATCTAAGCAAGCCCCACGAACTGCACAAATTCGCGAATGCAGAGTTCAGCAGGGAGATAGGCGTTTTCAGGGCTTTGGCTTGGAAGGTCTCGGGCAGCATCAATTACATCACTCTGGAAAGCGTAAAGCTCAATGCCCTCGGTATTTTTACAGAGCTTGGCAAGCTTGCCAAAACATTTTTCTGGTCTGTTAAATTTTACCCGCTGTTCGCAATCCCCTATTATCTTCTTTCAGTTTGTGTGCTTGCCTTTTTCGGAGGGGCGGTATGCAGAAGCGCGGCTATAGAGCACTGCTCAGGCACGAAAACCGGTCCTGGAGCAGGTCTCAGGTTTGCTTATGAAAAGGTCTGGGATATGCTTTGTGCCCCTCTTGCTCCAATCGTGCTTATGATATTTCTCGGGTTTATAATATTTCTTGCAGGAGCGGCCTGCCGACTGCCTGCGGTGGGAGATTTTATCTTCGGTTTCTGCGCAGTATTCGGGCTGATAATCGGGTTCGTAATAACGCTTATTCTCATAGGTTTTATTGCAGGCGTGCATCTGATGGCTCCTACTATTGCAGTGGAAAATTCAGATTTCAACGAGGCGGTAAACCGTTCATACGGCTATGCCTATACAAAGCCTTGGTATCTGCTTTTCTATTCGCTTATAAGCATATTTTACGGGGCAATATGCTATATGTTTGTTAGGCTTTGCGCATACCTAATGCTCAGAATCACTTACGCATTCTTTGAAGTTTCAGCCCTAAGCGGAGACTGGGGGCTCAGGGAACATTGGGCAAGGCCGGTATTCTTCAACCTCAGCGGGACGATGGGTTCAGGCACAAATTTCGGCTCCGAACATTTGCTTCTGAATATTGCAATAATACTTGTAATCAGCGCTATCGCAAGCTTTATGGTAAGCTTCTACTACTGCTGTTCGACTATCATATATACACTGCTTAGAAAAAAGGCAGACAGTGAGCCCATAGATAAAATATTCCTTTTCTCAGAAAACAGGAAGCATGAATTGTCAGGAAAAGATGCAAAGCAAGAAAGCTGAATCAGCGGTATGTTCTGAGCATATCGAGAAGGCTGGCCATATCCTGATATAACGGCGCCTCGAAGCTCATCCTCTCCCCAGTTCGGGGGTGGTTTATCTCGAGCCAGCCTGCATGGAGGGCTTGGCGGTTAATCAGAATATCCTGCGGGCTCGGCAGTTCATTCTTAATCTGCCAAGGGTAAACAACCTTCCCGCCGTATATACGGTCTGCAACTATCGGATAGCCCAAATGAGACATATGAACGCGAATCTGATGCGTTCTGCCTGTGTGTATGTCTATTTCCACATACGCATAGCCGTTGAACCTCTCAAGCACCTTATAAACCGTAATAGCCTTTTTCCCCTCTTCTGAACGGACGGCGAATTTCTCACGAACTGTTGGGTGCGGGCCGATCATATTCTTTATCATATCGCTGTCGAGCTCAGGGGTGCCGTGCACTACAGCAAGGTATTTTTTCTTTGTAGAGCGGTTCTTGAACTGCTGGGCAAGGTTGTACTGGGCATCGTCGTTTTTAGCAACGATAATGCAGCCCGTAGTGTTTTTATCCAGCCTGTGTACTATCCCGGGACGCATCTTCTCACTGCCGGAAGAAAGCGTTTTGCAGTGGTATGCAAGGGCATTTACAAGAGTGCCGGACTTGTAGCACCTCGCAGGGTGCACCACCATCCACGGCATTTTATTCACTACGATTATATCATCATCTTCATAGAGAATGTCAACAGGTATATCTTCAGGCACAACTTCCTGATCTACAGGAGGAGGCAGAGTAATTTGAATTATATCATCCTGATTAAGGCGGTGAGATATCTTTACCGGCTCGGCGTTGACAAGAATCTCTCCTGAACGAATCAGCCTTTGAACTAGAGTCCTTGAAAAGCAGTTGAACCGTGTGCTCATATACTGGTCTATACGCCGGAATTTGAGATTCGGACCTACCTTGAGGCAGATCTGCTCGCCGCCCTGGTAATTATCCAAAAGAATCTGGAGCTCAGTAGCGTTAGCAAACCTGCCTTCAGGCGTCCAAATCTGGTTGTCTTCTATATCTGTCTGATTGCGATGCTTTTCGCTGGTATTCATAACTGTGTGAGGTTAGAATTAAAATAAATAATCTTTGACGCCGGCTTACGTATGAGGACGCCACGCATAATTCTTACCTCAAATCAGGAACTTTGTTCATTTTCCTGCTCAGGAGCATTTTCAGCAAAATTGAAATCGGTTTTCAAATCTGAAATGAATTTTAATCTTTTCTCAGCAAGCTTAGGTAAAGCCGTATCGGCATATTTCTCGCTCGTAACGAGCTTGCCGAGGATGTTTGAAGCCTGATCAAACTGTTCAAGGTCTATCCTGCAAAGGGCGATTCCAAATTTGGCCATCCCGTCCACAAGCGGGTCTTCTTGAGCAGTTTTTTCGGCCTTTTTGTACATCTCGAGCGCCTCATTTATCTCGTTTTTTTCTGCTCCCTGTTTCCAGATTGAAGCACGCATCGCATCAGCGGCCTTAACGTAAGCAAACCCCCTCTGCACGGGAGAGGTGAGATTATCTGCCTTAGAGATCGCATCTTCTATCAGCGGGTCCAGAGCGCTTGGCTCTGCCTCACCCTGCCTGATTTCGCCGAGTTTGGTATTAACCTGCTGGAATATATCATTAACCGCCGCCTGCTGCTTAACATCCGGCCTTACAGGCTCTTCCTTGGCAAGCCACATAATTCCCGCTGCCACTATAAGGCAAATGCTGATTATTTCCCTTATATATTTCTTTATAAACCCAGGCGCTTTTTTGATAAATTCCTCAAAATCGTTACGCTTTAACTCATGGCGTTCTTCAGAATCCATTATTCAACCCTTATTAAACATCATATTTAAATTCGATTACAAAACGGTTATTATAGAAACTTTGCTTTTGGCTTGCAATACTTGTTTAACACTTATAAAATTTAACTGGATTACAGATTACGAAAACGCTAAAACCTCTGCACGCTTTTTTTCGTACTTATCGGCGGAAAAAGGATTAGCAGAATCAGCAACAGGAAAATAATATGCAAAGAAAAAATTTTTTATTTATTGCCCTTTCAGCCTCTTTACTCCTTGCAGCAGGCAGCTTCTGCAAGGGTTCAGACATAGACACTTCAAAATATATGCCTCTTAAAGAAGTTAAGGCGGGTATGGAGGGTTATGCCCTTAGCGTTTACAAGGGCACGGAAATTGAAAAATTTCCCATCAGAGTTGTCAGTGTGATGGAAGACTACCGCCCCGGGCAGGACGCCTTCCTGATAATGGGCACCGGCAAGAAATTTAAGCATACAGGGCCGGTTGCCGGTTGCAGCGGTTCTCCTGTAGTAATAGAAGGCCGGATAGCCGGAGCACTGGCCTTTGGCTGGTCTTTTCCGAAAGACCCCCTTTACGGCGTAACGCCTATAGAAGAAATGCTCGCTATAGACAAGCGCAAAAAACAGCTTAAAATAATCGAATCTCCTTCAAGCATAGCCAGCCTTACAGACGACAAACTCAACTACAAGGCAATCTGCGGAAAGATTAATGCTAAAGCTTCAAGTA is a window encoding:
- a CDS encoding DNA gyrase inhibitor YacG; this translates as MRSYANKNVFSCKKCGKEIAGLKENPHFPFCSKRCRYMDLGSWLSEEYTLEKQEQEYFDTGEQL
- a CDS encoding RluA family pseudouridine synthase, coding for MNTSEKHRNQTDIEDNQIWTPEGRFANATELQILLDNYQGGEQICLKVGPNLKFRRIDQYMSTRFNCFSRTLVQRLIRSGEILVNAEPVKISHRLNQDDIIQITLPPPVDQEVVPEDIPVDILYEDDDIIVVNKMPWMVVHPARCYKSGTLVNALAYHCKTLSSGSEKMRPGIVHRLDKNTTGCIIVAKNDDAQYNLAQQFKNRSTKKKYLAVVHGTPELDSDMIKNMIGPHPTVREKFAVRSEEGKKAITVYKVLERFNGYAYVEIDIHTGRTHQIRVHMSHLGYPIVADRIYGGKVVYPWQIKNELPSPQDILINRQALHAGWLEINHPRTGERMSFEAPLYQDMASLLDMLRTYR
- a CDS encoding tetratricopeptide repeat protein, with translation MDSEERHELKRNDFEEFIKKAPGFIKKYIREIISICLIVAAGIMWLAKEEPVRPDVKQQAAVNDIFQQVNTKLGEIRQGEAEPSALDPLIEDAISKADNLTSPVQRGFAYVKAADAMRASIWKQGAEKNEINEALEMYKKAEKTAQEDPLVDGMAKFGIALCRIDLEQFDQASNILGKLVTSEKYADTALPKLAEKRLKFISDLKTDFNFAENAPEQENEQSS